From the genome of Halostella limicola, one region includes:
- a CDS encoding NAD(P)/FAD-dependent oxidoreductase, protein MDSVTEGSDATASTDYDIVVVGGGVAGSFAAATAADRGADVVQLERKSEEEAGHIACGDAIKSPTDSELYPGPIDMDAIAANEDVLVDENIDQIEWWDEDLDVRKVLPYDSGSNVIDRYEFGQALLSQTAEQGVDQHFDTVVNGVLQDDQVRGVEAVRDGETVEYRADLVIDAGGSLSSVMASVDFDDLDARPETSFEEPHYQQFGSAYREILVTPEDVPYDNALVGKPLEEMGYVWYFPRTPREINVGLGFQMNKEPVELVDRLREDVRDRPEYEGAELDEVNGEPDKLGAALGLRRPLDSMVAPGYVTVGCNAGTTHPISGKGIRGAAVTGYSAGKHGAEAVLGDEDGFISEADLWDHNYFVYVEHGLGTRIASKDPYNIAASQAGMENVRAAVALLPEAEITDVVSSEGDSFGLGNVATLAAGVARNAWSLFAGGGFDQLDTSKREVVETLADFVATRRYADQLERQYENYPADRDEFFRWRDERDALDAELNERLGVSGSEAKY, encoded by the coding sequence ATGGATAGCGTCACCGAAGGGTCGGACGCGACGGCGTCTACGGACTACGACATAGTCGTCGTCGGTGGTGGTGTCGCGGGAAGCTTCGCGGCGGCGACCGCCGCCGACCGGGGAGCCGACGTGGTTCAACTGGAACGGAAGTCGGAGGAAGAGGCGGGCCACATCGCCTGCGGCGACGCGATAAAGAGCCCCACCGACTCGGAGCTGTACCCCGGCCCGATCGACATGGACGCTATCGCGGCGAACGAGGACGTCCTGGTAGACGAGAACATCGACCAGATCGAGTGGTGGGACGAGGACCTCGACGTGCGGAAAGTCCTGCCGTACGACAGCGGCAGCAACGTGATAGACCGGTACGAGTTCGGGCAGGCGCTCCTCAGCCAGACCGCGGAACAGGGCGTCGACCAGCACTTCGACACCGTCGTCAACGGCGTCCTTCAGGACGACCAGGTCCGGGGGGTCGAAGCGGTGCGCGACGGCGAGACCGTCGAGTACCGCGCCGACCTCGTGATCGACGCCGGCGGCTCCCTCTCGAGCGTGATGGCGTCCGTCGACTTCGACGACCTGGACGCGCGTCCCGAGACCAGCTTCGAGGAGCCGCACTACCAGCAGTTCGGCTCCGCCTACCGGGAGATACTCGTCACGCCGGAGGACGTGCCGTACGACAACGCGCTGGTCGGGAAGCCCTTAGAGGAGATGGGGTACGTCTGGTACTTCCCGCGGACCCCCCGGGAGATAAACGTCGGGCTCGGCTTCCAGATGAACAAGGAGCCGGTCGAACTCGTCGACCGCCTCCGCGAGGACGTCCGGGACAGGCCGGAGTACGAGGGCGCGGAACTCGACGAGGTCAACGGCGAGCCCGACAAGCTCGGCGCCGCGCTCGGGCTCCGGCGACCGCTGGACTCGATGGTGGCGCCCGGGTACGTCACCGTCGGCTGTAACGCGGGCACGACCCACCCCATCTCGGGCAAGGGCATCAGGGGCGCCGCCGTGACCGGGTACTCGGCGGGCAAGCACGGCGCCGAGGCGGTTCTCGGGGACGAGGACGGCTTCATCTCGGAGGCGGACCTCTGGGACCACAACTACTTCGTCTACGTTGAGCACGGCCTCGGCACCCGGATCGCCTCGAAGGACCCGTACAACATCGCCGCGTCGCAGGCGGGCATGGAGAACGTCAGGGCGGCCGTCGCCCTGCTCCCCGAAGCGGAGATAACGGACGTCGTCTCCTCCGAGGGCGATTCGTTCGGCCTCGGCAACGTCGCGACCCTCGCGGCCGGCGTCGCTCGGAACGCGTGGAGCCTGTTCGCCGGCGGCGGGTTCGATCAACTCGACACCTCGAAGCGGGAGGTGGTGGAGACGCTCGCCGACTTCGTCGCGACGCGGCGCTACGCCGACCAACTCGAACGGCAGTACGAGAACTACCCAGCGGACCGCGACGAGTTCTTCCGCTGGCGCGACGAGCGGGACGCGCTGGACGCCGAACTGAACGAGCGGCTGGGGGTCTCGGGATCCGAGGCGAAGTACTGA